AATGCGGCCGATCCGCACCTGGCCGGGTTGTCGCTGCCGCGCAGCGAAGTGGTCTGGTTCAACCAGCCGCAGGGCTGGCACATGCGCGGCGAGATCGTGTATCGCGGCGACCAGGCGGTGTTCGACACCGCCAACACGCCGTTGCCGGGCCGCCACAACCGCGGCAACCTGTGCGCGGTGCTGGCCGCGCTGGAAGCACTGGGCCTGGACGCGGTGGCGTTGGCCCCGGCGGTGCAGGATTTCCGCCCGTTGCCCAACCGGCTGCAGACCATCGGCACGCGTGACGGCCTGCGTTTCGTCAACGATTCGATCAGCACCACCCCGCACGCCAGCCTGGCTGCGCTGGAGTGTTTCGCCGGCCAGCGCATCGCGCTGCTGGTGGGCGGGCACGACCGGGGGCTGGACTGGCAGGACTTCGTCGCGCACATGGCGCACGACGTGCCGCCGGTGGAGATCGTGACCATGGGCGCCAATGGGCCGCGCATCCATGCGCTGTTGCAGCCGCTGGCCGATGCCGGCCGGTTCGGCCTGCATGCGGCAGGCGACCTGGATGAAGCGGTGCGGCTTGCCTGCGCCGCGCTGGGCGGGCAGGGCGGGGTGGTGTTGATGTCGCCGGGCGCGCCGAGTTTCGGGGTGTATAGGGATTACGTCGCCCGCGGCCGCCATTTTGCCGAACTGGCGGGGTTCGATCCGGAGCAGATCACCGCGATCCCGGGGATCGGGATCGCCTGATCGGGCACCGCGAAGCCACGCAGGGCGTGGCTCTACCGGGCGTCACATCGCATGTGGTTACATGGCGCTTTCCCGGAAGGAGCAGGCGCATGAAGCAGCAATGGCGGTGGGGTGCGGCACTGGTGCTGGGCATGACGGCGTTGCCGGCGGTGGCCGCGATGCAGGCCAAACCGGTCGAATGGCAGCATGAAGGCACCACCTTCAGCGGTGTGCTGGTCTACGACGACGAAGACAACGACAAGCGCCCCGGCCTGGTCATGGTGCCGAACTGGAAGGGCGTGAACGACTCCGCCATCGCCAAGGCCAAACAGCTGGCGGGCGACGACTACGTGGTGCTGGTCGCCGACGTGTACGGCAAGGGCGTGCGCCCGAAGACCGATGCCGAGGCGGGCCCGGTGGCGACCAAGCTGCGCAACGACCGCCCGGTGCTGCGCGCCCGCGCGTTGAAAGCGCTGGAGGTGCTCAAGGCCCAAGCCGGCAATGCGCCGCTGGATGCCTCGAAGATCGGCGCGGTGGGCTTCTGCTTCGGCGGCACCACGGTGCTGGAGCTGGCCCGTGCCGGCGCGCCGCTGGCCGGCGTGGTCAGCCTGCATGGTGGTCTGGGTTCGCCGCTGCCGGCCAAGGCCGGTGACACGCACCCGTCGGTGCTGGTGCTCAACGGCGCCGACGACAAGAGCGTCAGCGCGGAAGACATCGCCGGTTTCCAGCAGGAAATGAACGCGGCCAAGATGGACTGGGAATTCACCAACTACAGCGGCGCGGTGCACTGCTTCGCCGAAGCCGACGCCAACAGCCCGCCGGGATGCGTGTACAACGAGCGTGCGGCGAAGCGGGCGTGGAAGAGCCTGGACAGCTTCTTCGAAGGCCTGTTCGACAAGCGGTAATCGGAATCCGGAAAACCGGAACAACGGAAACCGTAGTGCCGGCCGCCGGCCGGCTCCACGCGGTGCCGGCATCGTGCAGAGCCGGCCGGCGGCCGGCACTACGCGTCAATGCGATTTAAGCCAATGCTGGCAGCGTTCGATCAATGCGAGCGCTGCACCGCGTACCTGGCCAGGCCGCGCAACGCAGCCACGGCATCGTTGTCCGCCAACCCATCCAGCGCGCGCTCGGCGGCCTCGGCGTATTCCTCGGCACGCTTGCGGCTGTACTCCAGCCCACCGGTGGCATGGATCGCAGCCAGCACTTCGGGCATCGCCTCGGCGTCGCCGTTCTGCACGATCTCACGCAGACGCTCATGGGTAGCCGTATCCGAATGGGCCATGGCGTGGATCAGCGGCAGGGTGGCCTTGCCTTCGGCGAGGTCATCGCCCAGGTTCTTGCCCAGCTCGTCGGCATTGGCCGAATAGTCCAGCACGTCGTCGGCAATCTGGAACGCGTAGCCCAGGTGCATGCCGTAGTCGTACAGGGCCTGCTGGGTGGCCGCGTCCACGCCGCTGGCCAGCGCGCCCAGCCTGGTGCCGGCGGCAAACAGCACCGCGGTCTTGCGCTCGATCACGCGCAGGTACGCAGCCTCGTCCGTATCCGGATTATGCACGTGCAGCAGCTGCAGCACCTCGCCTTCGGCGATCCGGTTGGTGGTGTCGGCCAGGATCTGCATGACCGGCATGCGGTCCAGTTCCACCATCAGCTGGAAGCTGCGCGAGTACAGGAAGTCGCCCACCAGCACGCTGGGCGCATTGCCCCACAGTGCATTGGCGGTGCTGCGGCCACGCCGCAGGCTGGACTCGTCGACCA
This portion of the Stenotrophomonas aracearum genome encodes:
- the murD gene encoding UDP-N-acetylmuramoyl-L-alanine--D-glutamate ligase, with protein sequence MRISQLEGKRVALWGWGREGRAAFSVLRQRLPALELTLFCPEAEAAAARAEAGSALQVRSDVSGDALAGFEVVIKSPGISPYGDAAMAAAARGTQFIGGTSLWFAEHADADGTVRDTVCVTGTKGKSTTTSLLAHLLRASGARTGLVGNIGLPLLEVLDPQPAPAYWAVELSSYQTGEVARSGAHPQVAVVLNLFPEHLDWHGSEARYIQDKLALVTDAAPRIAVLNAADPHLAGLSLPRSEVVWFNQPQGWHMRGEIVYRGDQAVFDTANTPLPGRHNRGNLCAVLAALEALGLDAVALAPAVQDFRPLPNRLQTIGTRDGLRFVNDSISTTPHASLAALECFAGQRIALLVGGHDRGLDWQDFVAHMAHDVPPVEIVTMGANGPRIHALLQPLADAGRFGLHAAGDLDEAVRLACAALGGQGGVVLMSPGAPSFGVYRDYVARGRHFAELAGFDPEQITAIPGIGIA
- a CDS encoding dienelactone hydrolase family protein; the encoded protein is MKQQWRWGAALVLGMTALPAVAAMQAKPVEWQHEGTTFSGVLVYDDEDNDKRPGLVMVPNWKGVNDSAIAKAKQLAGDDYVVLVADVYGKGVRPKTDAEAGPVATKLRNDRPVLRARALKALEVLKAQAGNAPLDASKIGAVGFCFGGTTVLELARAGAPLAGVVSLHGGLGSPLPAKAGDTHPSVLVLNGADDKSVSAEDIAGFQQEMNAAKMDWEFTNYSGAVHCFAEADANSPPGCVYNERAAKRAWKSLDSFFEGLFDKR
- a CDS encoding polyprenyl synthetase family protein, translated to MTTIEDTRPALGLPQIQSLAAPDMAAVDALIRRRLSSDVVLINQIADHIISAGGKRLRPMLVMLAGHAVGRAGPEHHQLAAIIEFIHTSTLLHDDVVDESSLRRGRSTANALWGNAPSVLVGDFLYSRSFQLMVELDRMPVMQILADTTNRIAEGEVLQLLHVHNPDTDEAAYLRVIERKTAVLFAAGTRLGALASGVDAATQQALYDYGMHLGYAFQIADDVLDYSANADELGKNLGDDLAEGKATLPLIHAMAHSDTATHERLREIVQNGDAEAMPEVLAAIHATGGLEYSRKRAEEYAEAAERALDGLADNDAVAALRGLARYAVQRSH